A stretch of the Desulfobacter sp. genome encodes the following:
- the argB gene encoding acetylglutamate kinase: protein MSQTVADILIEALPYIRQFSNKTVVIKYGGHAMVDEQLKQDFANDIILLKTIGLNPVVVHGGGPQINEVLKAMGITSTFIRGMRYTDDATMDVVEMVLGGKVNKDIVARINREGGRAVGLTGKDGGLILAEKMKIYVQENGDKPPEIIDPGMVGDVARINPEIIHTLTTQGFIPIIAPVGIGSKGETYNINADVVASQIAAALNAERLILVTDVDGVLDGNKKLVSSVDDGQIKKMIQIKEISGGMIPKVECGLSALKAGVKKSHIINGKISHGVLLELFTDSGIGTQLFTQ from the coding sequence ATGAGCCAGACCGTTGCAGACATTTTAATCGAGGCCCTGCCTTATATCAGGCAATTTTCCAATAAAACCGTTGTGATTAAATACGGTGGCCATGCCATGGTGGACGAGCAGTTAAAGCAGGATTTTGCCAATGATATTATTCTGCTCAAAACCATTGGTCTCAATCCTGTGGTGGTTCACGGGGGCGGACCCCAGATCAACGAGGTGCTCAAGGCCATGGGTATCACCTCCACATTTATCCGGGGGATGCGGTATACGGATGATGCGACCATGGATGTGGTGGAAATGGTTCTGGGCGGAAAGGTCAACAAGGATATTGTTGCACGGATCAACAGGGAAGGGGGCCGTGCGGTGGGACTCACCGGCAAGGACGGAGGATTGATCCTGGCCGAAAAAATGAAAATTTATGTTCAGGAAAACGGGGATAAACCCCCTGAAATCATAGATCCGGGCATGGTTGGGGATGTGGCACGGATTAATCCTGAAATTATTCACACCCTGACCACCCAGGGCTTTATCCCCATTATTGCGCCTGTGGGCATCGGCAGCAAAGGAGAGACTTATAATATCAATGCCGATGTGGTGGCCTCACAGATTGCAGCAGCTCTCAATGCCGAACGGCTCATCCTGGTGACCGATGTGGACGGGGTGCTGGATGGGAACAAAAAACTGGTCTCTTCCGTGGATGACGGCCAGATAAAAAAAATGATCCAGATCAAAGAGATCAGCGGCGGGATGATCCCAAAAGTCGAATGCGGGTTGTCCGCCTTAAAAGCAGGGGTGAAAAAGTCCCATATCATCAATGGAAAAATTTCCCATGGGGTGTTGCTTGAATTGTTCACGGATTCAGGCATTGGTACTCAGTTATTTACACAATAG
- a CDS encoding DUF4124 domain-containing protein produces MKTKILSAAVILFMILSATLNAEFYKYTDGQGNTLFTDDLSKIPQAQREKLIRYKTITSPAQPRSNPEKKQTDPRKIDKASDADLTALKNWILDEQIALDNQKIELEAMKPGINTLEDQNAYNEKGLL; encoded by the coding sequence TTGAAAACCAAAATTTTATCTGCCGCCGTCATCCTTTTTATGATTTTGTCGGCTACCCTAAATGCCGAATTTTATAAATATACAGACGGGCAGGGCAATACGCTATTTACGGATGATCTTTCAAAAATTCCACAAGCTCAACGGGAAAAATTAATTCGATATAAAACCATTACAAGTCCTGCTCAGCCCAGGAGCAACCCTGAAAAAAAGCAAACAGACCCACGGAAAATTGACAAAGCATCTGATGCGGATTTAACTGCCCTAAAAAACTGGATTCTTGACGAGCAAATAGCCTTGGATAATCAAAAGATAGAGCTTGAAGCGATGAAGCCCGGCATTAATACCTTAGAGGATCAAAACGCCTACAATGAAAAAGGACTCTTATAA
- the argH gene encoding argininosuccinate lyase, producing MSEKLWGGRFSQSTDKLVEKFNASIDVDKRLYPSDIKGSIAHLKMMAHKGMITADEAKTLVQGLKTVETQMDQDKILLSDSLEDIHMHVESALGEVCGRVAKKLHTGRSRNDQVALDIRIYLKQETLNIIEMLKGFQAAIVRLALNHKETVMPGYTHMQRAQPVLFAHHLLAYYEMIKRDVQRFEDSLKRVDVMPLGAAALAGTTFPIDRHYTCDLLEFARVSENSIDSVSDRDFVMEFISHASICMIHLSRLSEELILWSSSEFSFITISDAFTTGSSIMPQKKNPDVAELVRGKTGRVVGNLVAILITMKSLPMAYNKDMQEDKEPLFDTVDTLKICTEVYTRMFDNIEVHKETMRQACSQGFLNATDFADYLVNHGMPFRQAHAVAGKAVAFAITRDKELDALTLDEMKMFSDLVDEDIYEFICLDQMIARRVSYGGTGFDNVAHALETAKKELNL from the coding sequence ATGAGTGAAAAATTATGGGGCGGCAGATTCTCCCAATCCACTGATAAATTGGTGGAAAAATTTAATGCATCCATTGATGTGGACAAACGACTCTATCCCAGTGATATTAAAGGCTCCATTGCCCATTTAAAAATGATGGCCCACAAGGGGATGATCACCGCTGATGAGGCCAAGACGCTTGTCCAGGGGCTTAAGACAGTAGAAACCCAGATGGATCAGGATAAAATTTTGCTGTCAGACAGCCTTGAAGATATCCACATGCACGTGGAATCAGCTTTAGGAGAGGTCTGCGGCAGGGTGGCTAAAAAACTTCATACCGGCCGGAGCAGAAACGACCAGGTGGCCCTGGATATCAGAATTTACCTGAAACAAGAAACCCTGAACATCATAGAGATGCTCAAAGGATTTCAGGCCGCCATTGTCCGCCTGGCTTTAAATCACAAAGAAACGGTGATGCCGGGGTATACCCATATGCAGCGGGCCCAGCCCGTTCTTTTTGCCCACCACCTTCTGGCCTATTACGAGATGATCAAAAGGGATGTGCAACGGTTTGAAGATTCTTTAAAACGGGTGGATGTTATGCCCCTTGGAGCTGCGGCCCTGGCCGGCACGACCTTCCCCATTGACCGGCATTATACCTGTGACCTGCTTGAATTTGCCCGGGTCTCTGAAAACAGCATTGATTCGGTATCGGACCGGGATTTTGTCATGGAATTCATTTCCCATGCCTCAATCTGCATGATCCATCTGTCCAGGCTGTCAGAAGAGCTGATCCTCTGGTCTTCCTCTGAATTTTCCTTTATTACCATTTCCGATGCGTTTACTACGGGGTCTTCGATCATGCCCCAGAAGAAAAATCCGGATGTGGCCGAGCTTGTCAGGGGTAAAACCGGCAGAGTGGTGGGAAATCTTGTGGCCATTCTTATCACCATGAAGTCCTTGCCCATGGCCTATAATAAAGATATGCAGGAAGACAAGGAACCCTTGTTCGATACCGTAGACACCTTAAAAATTTGTACAGAAGTGTATACGCGGATGTTTGATAATATCGAGGTTCACAAAGAGACCATGCGTCAGGCATGCTCCCAGGGATTTTTAAATGCCACGGATTTTGCCGATTACCTGGTAAACCATGGAATGCCGTTTAGGCAGGCCCATGCCGTTGCAGGCAAGGCCGTTGCCTTTGCCATAACCCGGGACAAGGAATTGGACGCTTTAACCCTGGATGAAATGAAAATGTTTTCAGACCTTGTGGACGAGGATATCTATGAATTTATCTGTCTGGATCAGATGATTGCAAGGCGGGTATCATACGGCGGCACAGGATTTGACAATGTGGCCCATGCCCTTGAAACGGCAAAAAAGGAGCTTAATCTGTGA
- the argF gene encoding ornithine carbamoyltransferase: MKKDLLSLLDLELNDFEHLFERAIKLKKRHQKGILESLLAGKTLGLIFDKKSTRTRIAFETAMIQMGGHPIYMSTQDTQISRNEPAKDTARVLSRYIDCLAMRTFDHDLVEEFAASSTIPVINALTDSFHPCQILSDIMTVIEHKGGYKGVKIAWVGDGNNVANSWINAASVLGLDLSLACPEKHPIKSEILDASGADTMDNIQLTNDPKEAVKNADVVYTDVWASMGEEEQLEGRLAAFKGFQVNETLLKSAKSDALVLHCLPAHRGEEISESVLEAENGAFWDQAENKRHMHKAILESLILK; the protein is encoded by the coding sequence TTGAAAAAAGATTTATTATCCTTGCTGGATCTTGAACTGAATGATTTTGAACATTTGTTTGAGCGTGCTATAAAACTAAAAAAAAGGCACCAAAAAGGGATATTAGAATCCCTTTTGGCCGGGAAAACCCTGGGCCTGATATTTGATAAAAAGTCCACAAGGACCCGGATCGCATTTGAAACAGCCATGATTCAGATGGGGGGACACCCCATTTATATGTCCACCCAGGACACCCAGATTTCTAGAAATGAACCGGCCAAGGACACGGCCCGTGTTCTGTCCCGGTATATTGACTGCCTGGCCATGAGAACCTTTGACCATGACCTGGTAGAAGAATTTGCCGCAAGTTCTACAATTCCGGTAATCAATGCCCTGACCGATTCTTTTCATCCCTGCCAGATTCTAAGCGATATCATGACGGTGATCGAGCATAAAGGCGGATATAAAGGGGTCAAAATCGCCTGGGTGGGGGACGGCAACAATGTGGCAAATTCCTGGATCAATGCGGCAAGTGTGCTAGGTCTTGACCTGTCCCTTGCCTGTCCTGAAAAGCACCCTATTAAATCAGAAATCCTTGACGCTTCAGGTGCTGACACCATGGACAATATCCAGTTGACCAACGATCCCAAAGAGGCCGTGAAAAATGCAGATGTGGTCTATACCGACGTCTGGGCCAGCATGGGCGAAGAAGAACAGCTTGAAGGACGGTTGGCCGCTTTCAAAGGGTTTCAGGTGAATGAGACACTTTTAAAATCAGCCAAATCAGATGCACTTGTGCTTCACTGCCTTCCGGCCCACAGGGGAGAAGAGATTTCAGAGTCTGTTCTTGAAGCTGAAAACGGTGCATTCTGGGACCAGGCTGAAAATAAAAGGCATATGCACAAGGCCATTTTGGAAAGCCTGATTTTAAAATAA
- the hslV gene encoding ATP-dependent protease subunit HslV, whose amino-acid sequence MTNETFHGTTILAMRRKNTVVVAGDGQVTLGNIVTKHKAKKVRRIYNDKIITGFAGATADALTLSEKLEQKLEQYNGSLTRACVELAREWRTDKYLRRLEAMMIAADKDNTYLLSGNGDVIEPDDGVISIGSGSISAQSAAIALNENTQMTPRQIVEKAMKIAGDLCIYTNHHITIQEIES is encoded by the coding sequence ATGACCAATGAAACATTTCACGGCACCACCATTCTTGCCATGCGCCGTAAAAACACGGTAGTGGTGGCAGGTGACGGCCAGGTGACCTTGGGCAATATTGTGACCAAACACAAGGCCAAAAAGGTCCGCCGAATTTATAATGACAAAATCATCACCGGATTTGCAGGCGCCACGGCAGATGCCCTGACCCTCTCTGAAAAACTTGAGCAAAAACTTGAACAATACAACGGCAGTCTGACCCGGGCATGTGTGGAGCTTGCAAGGGAATGGCGCACGGATAAATATCTGCGCCGCTTGGAAGCCATGATGATTGCCGCGGACAAGGACAATACCTATCTGCTTTCAGGCAACGGAGATGTGATTGAACCTGATGACGGGGTGATCAGCATTGGTTCGGGCTCCATCTCTGCCCAGTCCGCAGCCATTGCATTGAATGAAAACACCCAGATGACCCCCAGACAGATTGTTGAAAAGGCCATGAAAATAGCCGGTGATCTGTGTATATACACAAATCATCATATTACAATCCAAGAAATAGAATCATAA
- a CDS encoding uracil-DNA glycosylase has product MAASQDIPTRFLTLLEDLSQYLKVQRELGNQEIVLSQRSKKTIDSWTGSAWQNQRFIGRGPLDAKLMIVDSEASFFEGPSGQLLVKILSAMHLRTEQVYICNAADPEQIGYHVKTHGTQFIVTLGENAYRALVDKKKNLKEVRGCFIPFNGIRLMATHHPKALIKNPVLKREVWDDMKQVMSEAGL; this is encoded by the coding sequence ATGGCCGCATCCCAAGATATCCCCACCCGGTTTCTTACCCTTTTAGAAGATTTATCCCAGTATCTTAAGGTCCAAAGGGAACTTGGCAACCAGGAGATCGTTTTATCCCAAAGATCAAAAAAAACCATTGATTCCTGGACGGGTTCTGCCTGGCAAAATCAGCGGTTTATCGGCCGCGGCCCCCTTGATGCCAAACTGATGATCGTGGACAGCGAGGCAAGTTTTTTTGAAGGTCCTTCAGGGCAGCTGCTTGTTAAAATTTTATCTGCCATGCATCTTCGCACAGAGCAGGTGTATATCTGCAATGCAGCAGATCCTGAGCAGATTGGTTATCATGTGAAAACCCACGGCACCCAATTCATTGTCACTTTAGGTGAAAACGCCTATAGGGCTTTGGTCGACAAAAAAAAGAATCTAAAAGAGGTTCGAGGCTGTTTTATTCCCTTTAACGGGATCCGACTCATGGCCACCCACCACCCTAAAGCACTGATTAAAAATCCTGTGCTCAAGCGGGAGGTCTGGGATGATATGAAACAGGTCATGTCCGAGGCCGGGCTATAG
- the folK gene encoding 2-amino-4-hydroxy-6-hydroxymethyldihydropteridine diphosphokinase → MQTWNTAYLSIGSNRGNKLKNLSLAIQCLEKDKGFKVDQVSNFYKTAPQNYTDQDWFINAAVKIATLYTPKILLDQLKLIEKKLDKEGKPFRFGPRIIDLDIIYYSNLVIKTKDLELPHPRMHERCFVLKPLCDIGKTQIHPILGLGPDELLKQIQTDQAQAVIPLDQEEIREIFY, encoded by the coding sequence ATGCAAACCTGGAACACGGCATACCTGAGCATAGGTTCAAACCGGGGCAATAAGCTTAAAAATCTTTCTTTGGCCATTCAATGCCTTGAAAAAGACAAGGGATTTAAGGTCGACCAAGTGTCAAATTTTTACAAAACAGCGCCCCAGAACTATACGGACCAGGACTGGTTTATAAATGCCGCTGTCAAAATTGCCACCCTTTATACCCCGAAGATCCTGCTCGACCAGCTTAAATTGATTGAAAAAAAGCTGGATAAAGAGGGCAAGCCGTTCAGGTTCGGGCCAAGAATCATAGACCTTGATATTATTTATTACAGCAACTTGGTCATTAAGACCAAAGATCTTGAACTTCCCCATCCCAGGATGCATGAAAGATGCTTTGTCTTAAAACCTTTGTGCGACATAGGAAAAACTCAAATTCATCCAATTTTAGGACTGGGTCCGGATGAATTGCTAAAACAAATACAAACAGATCAGGCTCAGGCGGTAATACCCCTGGACCAGGAGGAGATTCGTGAAATTTTTTATTGA
- a CDS encoding aspartate aminotransferase family protein gives MSIQNTENYIFKTYLRQGHPFVKGEGCKLTDDQGKVYTDFLAGISVCNLGHCHPAITRAIKAQASTLVHVSNLFYTQPQAQLAQALVEKSFADRVFFANSGAEANEAAIKLARRYFYQKGDKNRFRIITMNQSFHGRTMATLSATGQDKIKKGFSPLLEGFTHVPFNDINALKNQMDDTVCAVLLEPVQGEGGVVPANQEYLSKVRHLCNETGTLLILDEIQCGMGRCGTLFAHESYGITPDIMTLAKALANGIPIGAMLATSEAAKGFDLGSHGTTFGGTPLATAAALEVLTLISDPGFLESVREKGAYFKTRLLELKKKYSQVKDIRGKGLLLGMALELEPGIGAGDFVAGCFKKGFIINGIQDKILRFAPPLIIEKQDIDRLVAALESLLMGENH, from the coding sequence GTGAGCATTCAAAATACAGAAAATTATATTTTTAAAACATATCTTCGCCAGGGCCACCCCTTTGTAAAAGGAGAGGGCTGCAAGTTAACAGATGACCAGGGAAAGGTTTACACCGATTTTCTGGCCGGCATCAGTGTCTGCAATCTCGGGCATTGCCACCCGGCCATCACCAGAGCGATCAAAGCCCAGGCATCCACCCTGGTTCATGTTTCCAATCTTTTTTATACCCAGCCCCAGGCCCAACTGGCCCAGGCTTTGGTTGAAAAAAGCTTTGCAGACCGGGTGTTTTTTGCCAATTCCGGAGCTGAGGCCAACGAGGCGGCCATCAAACTTGCCCGAAGGTACTTTTACCAAAAAGGGGACAAAAACCGGTTCAGGATCATTACGATGAACCAGAGTTTTCACGGTCGTACCATGGCCACTTTAAGCGCCACAGGCCAGGACAAAATCAAAAAAGGGTTTTCTCCTCTGCTTGAAGGGTTTACCCATGTGCCGTTTAATGATATTAATGCCCTTAAAAACCAGATGGACGACACGGTATGTGCGGTTCTGCTGGAACCGGTGCAAGGAGAGGGTGGAGTTGTTCCGGCAAATCAGGAGTATCTTTCCAAGGTGCGACATCTTTGCAATGAGACCGGCACCTTGTTGATTCTGGATGAGATCCAGTGCGGCATGGGCAGATGCGGTACCTTGTTCGCCCATGAGTCCTATGGGATCACCCCGGATATCATGACCCTGGCCAAAGCACTGGCCAACGGCATTCCAATCGGTGCAATGCTGGCCACCTCAGAGGCGGCCAAAGGGTTTGATTTGGGCAGTCACGGCACCACCTTCGGGGGGACCCCGCTTGCCACAGCTGCCGCCCTTGAAGTGCTGACCCTTATTTCAGATCCAGGTTTTCTTGAATCTGTCAGAGAAAAGGGAGCGTATTTTAAAACCAGACTTTTAGAGTTAAAAAAGAAATACTCCCAGGTTAAGGATATCAGAGGAAAAGGGCTGTTGCTCGGCATGGCCCTTGAGCTTGAACCTGGTATAGGTGCCGGCGATTTTGTTGCGGGATGTTTTAAAAAAGGATTTATAATTAACGGCATTCAGGATAAAATTTTAAGGTTTGCACCGCCCTTAATTATAGAAAAACAAGATATTGACCGACTAGTGGCAGCATTAGAGAGCCTGCTTATGGGGGAAAACCATTGA
- the coaBC gene encoding bifunctional phosphopantothenoylcysteine decarboxylase/phosphopantothenate--cysteine ligase CoaBC, with the protein MDIKDKHILLGVTGGIAAYKSVELLRLFKKAGAQVTVAMTQAATRFVGKTTFEVLSENEVLSDLWTDTRSSVTHIDVASRSRVAVIAPATANIIGKLAHGIADDGLTTTMMAVTCPVMICPSMNSAMYENIRVQQNLDLLEKSGMQIIDPDSGALACKTVGAGRLPEPWFILDRLKALLTQKDLKGKKILVSAGPTVEAIDPVRYISNHSSGKMGYAIARAAENRGAQVSLVSGPVNLSAPVGVDQICVESCDQMAKAMLDRLDPADIIIKVAAVADYKPVSKQNKKIKKTGAANGLTLEMAQNLDILKTIGQQKKNKQFLVGFAAETNDLETHALAKMEQKNLDMIVANLVGGTDSGFKSDTNKVKIFSRDGLVQDLPMMDKFKVAHTLLDAVLEKMG; encoded by the coding sequence ATGGATATTAAAGACAAACATATTCTTCTGGGAGTCACCGGCGGGATTGCCGCCTATAAATCCGTTGAACTGCTCCGGTTGTTTAAAAAAGCAGGAGCCCAGGTCACCGTTGCAATGACTCAGGCCGCCACCCGGTTTGTCGGCAAAACCACCTTTGAGGTTTTATCGGAAAATGAGGTCTTATCCGATCTTTGGACTGATACCCGATCTTCGGTCACCCACATTGATGTGGCGTCCCGTTCCCGGGTAGCTGTTATTGCTCCGGCCACGGCCAATATCATAGGCAAGCTTGCCCATGGTATTGCAGATGATGGACTGACCACCACCATGATGGCCGTGACCTGTCCTGTGATGATATGTCCTTCCATGAATTCAGCCATGTATGAAAATATCAGGGTCCAGCAGAATCTTGATCTTCTTGAAAAATCCGGGATGCAGATCATTGATCCGGATTCAGGGGCCCTGGCCTGCAAAACCGTGGGCGCAGGCCGTCTGCCTGAGCCCTGGTTTATTTTGGATCGTCTCAAGGCCCTTTTAACCCAAAAGGATTTAAAGGGTAAAAAGATTCTGGTGTCGGCAGGTCCTACCGTGGAAGCCATTGATCCTGTCAGGTACATCAGCAATCATTCTTCAGGCAAGATGGGATACGCCATTGCCAGGGCTGCTGAAAACAGAGGGGCACAGGTCTCCCTGGTCTCGGGTCCGGTCAATCTGTCCGCTCCTGTGGGCGTTGACCAGATCTGTGTTGAAAGCTGTGACCAGATGGCCAAAGCCATGCTCGATCGGTTGGACCCGGCTGATATCATCATTAAAGTTGCGGCCGTGGCCGATTACAAACCCGTGTCCAAGCAAAACAAAAAAATTAAAAAAACAGGGGCTGCCAATGGATTAACCTTGGAGATGGCCCAAAATTTGGATATTCTCAAAACCATTGGCCAGCAGAAAAAAAACAAACAGTTTCTGGTGGGGTTTGCAGCGGAAACCAACGACCTTGAAACCCATGCCCTCGCCAAAATGGAACAAAAAAACCTGGACATGATTGTTGCCAACCTTGTGGGCGGCACAGATTCAGGATTCAAGTCTGACACCAATAAAGTCAAGATCTTTTCAAGGGACGGTTTGGTACAGGACTTACCCATGATGGACAAATTCAAGGTGGCACATACCCTTTTGGATGCTGTCTTGGAAAAGATGGGCTGA
- a CDS encoding tyrosine recombinase XerC — translation MLVKGFIQTLEAEKGYSAHTLRAYRSDVLDFMGFCLKIIFAQESWTEDDFKKKAGQVDKQIVRKYLALMVNKKKSKATMARRLSALKSFFDYMVRSGEIKINPADAIPFPKKEKKIPQFLCIDDLFRLLDGIKTDSWMDKRNLAMFETFYSTGMRISEIHGMNIKDIDFKTQMIRVFGKGSKERVIPVGQRALNAIKYYRTQILEPGEAVFLNKDHRRLSQRSIRRILDKIVQECGLETKISPHTLRHSFATHMLDSGADLRGIQEILGHASLSTTQIYTHVSMDRLMQVYDKAHPRS, via the coding sequence ATGCTGGTCAAAGGATTTATCCAGACCCTTGAAGCAGAAAAAGGGTATTCTGCCCACACCCTTCGGGCCTATCGGTCAGATGTCCTTGATTTCATGGGTTTTTGTCTTAAAATAATTTTTGCCCAAGAGTCATGGACCGAGGATGATTTTAAAAAAAAGGCCGGCCAGGTGGACAAACAAATTGTCCGTAAATACCTGGCATTGATGGTCAATAAAAAAAAATCCAAGGCCACCATGGCAAGGCGGCTTTCAGCCCTAAAGTCTTTTTTTGATTATATGGTCAGGTCAGGGGAGATCAAAATCAATCCTGCCGATGCCATTCCATTTCCTAAAAAGGAAAAAAAAATCCCCCAGTTTCTCTGTATTGATGATCTGTTCAGGCTCTTGGACGGTATAAAGACCGATTCCTGGATGGACAAACGAAACCTTGCCATGTTTGAAACCTTTTATTCAACCGGCATGCGTATTTCTGAAATTCACGGTATGAACATCAAAGATATTGACTTTAAAACCCAAATGATTAGAGTCTTTGGCAAAGGAAGTAAGGAAAGGGTGATTCCGGTTGGCCAAAGGGCATTGAACGCCATTAAATATTACAGGACCCAAATTTTGGAACCCGGAGAGGCGGTATTTTTGAACAAAGACCATCGACGGCTGAGCCAAAGGTCCATCCGCCGCATTCTTGACAAGATAGTTCAGGAATGCGGACTTGAAACTAAAATTTCACCCCATACCCTAAGGCATTCTTTTGCCACCCATATGCTGGATTCCGGTGCTGATTTAAGAGGGATCCAGGAAATCTTAGGCCATGCAAGCCTGTCGACCACACAGATTTATACCCATGTGAGCATGGACAGGTTGATGCAGGTATATGACAAAGCACATCCCAGGAGTTGA